The Oryza brachyantha chromosome 7, ObraRS2, whole genome shotgun sequence genomic interval CACACTTTCACTGCAAAAGAAAACTCATCTTCAATTGTCTGTGTCACCCCGTTTGGACCGTATGCTGGGGGCACTGAACAGGCAATGCCTGCTAGTATTCCACCAATGTTTGCATCACCAGCTGCCCCTACAGAGCCCAACCAGAGGCAGCCGTATATGGTTCACTTGAATGGAGCTGCTCCTGCTAACGGTACAGCGAACAACACAGTGGTCATCCCTGATTTGCAAACATCTGGAGCAGCCACGGCTGAATCTGGTAAGAGGAAGAGGGGTAGACCCCGGCGTGTGCAAGATTCTTCTGTTCCTTCAGCTCATTTGATTCCTCCAGTTTCTTCAGCTCCAGGAGGTAATTTCACTGCTGTCCAGGCGCCTTCTTCAGCAACCACAGATGCACCTGGTAAGAAGAAGAGGGGTAGACCCAGGCGTGTAGATGTTCCTATACTGTCAACTCCTTCAGCTCCTCAAGTACATAGTACACCAGTTCTTCAGACACCTCCTGCATCTGCTGTAAATCAATCTGGTACAAGGAAAAGGGGGCGACCCAGGCGTGTACAGGATAATGCAGATACTTCAGCTCCCCCAATTCAATCAAAATATAGTGAGCCTGTTTTACAGACACCTTCTGTTGTCACCTCATCAGAGAATGgtaagaggaagagaggacggCCAAAGCGTGTGCCTGATAGTTCACTGATTTCTTCAAGTCATTCAGGTTTTTCAATTGATGATGATTCTGGTGACATAACAACAGGGAAACGTGGACGGCCTAGGAAAATTGATGTCAATCTGCTGAACCTGCCACCTTTGTTTTCAGATGATCCTAGGGAATCTGCTGATAATGTACTTATGATGTTTGATGCATTGAGGCGGAGGCTCATGCAGTTGGATGAGGTGAAGGAAGGAGCAAAGCAACAACATAACTTGAAGGCTGGGAGCATCATGATGAGTGCTGAACTTCGCACAAATAAGAACAAGAGGATTGGAGAGGTTTCAGGTGTTGAAGTTGGTGATATGTTCTACTTCAGAATTGAGATGTGTCTGGTAGGACTTAATAGTCAGAGCATGTCCGGGATTGATTACATGTCTGCTAAGTTTGGTAATGAGGAGGATCCTGTGGCTATCAGTATCGTGTCAGCTGGTGTGTATGAGAATACTGAAGATGATCCAGATGTGCTGGTTTACACTGGACAGGGCATGTCTGGAAAGGATGACCAAAAGCTTGAGAGAGGTAATCTTGCACTTGAGAGGAGTTTACATAGAGGTAATCAAATCAGAGTTGTTCGAAGCGTAAAAGATTTGACTTGTCCTACTGGTAAGATATACATTTATGATGGCCTTTATAAAATAAGAGAAGCGTGGGTCGAGAAAGGAAAATCTGGCTTTAATGTGTTCAAACACAAGTTGATCAGGGAACCTGGTCAACCTGATGGCATTGCGGTTTGGAAGAAGACTGAAAAATGGAGGGAAAATCCATCCTGTAGAGATCATGTTATATTGCGTGATATATCATATGGCGCAGAAAGCAAGCCTGTTTGCcttgtaaatgaagtggatgaTGAGAAAGGTCCTAGCCACTTCACCTACACAACTAAACTGAGCTACATAAATTCTCTCAGCTCAATGAGAAAGATGCAGGGCTGCAGTTGCGCAAGTGTATGTCTTCCTGGTGATGACAACTGCTCTTGCACACATCGGAATGCTGGTGATCTGCCCTACAGTGCTTCAGGCATACTTGTTAGCCGGATGCCTGTGTTGTATGAGTGTAACGATTCCTGTAAGTGCTCACATAATTGCCGGAACCGAGTTGTACAGAAAGGTTCCCAGATCCACTTTGAAGTGTTTAAGACAGGAGATCGAGGTTGGGGACTTCGTAGTTGGGATCCAATTCGAGCTGGCACATTTATTTGTGAATATGCAGGTGAGGTTATTGACAAAAACAGTATGATTGGAGAAGATGATTACATCTTTGAGACACCTCCTTCTGAGCAGAATTTAAGATGGAACTATGCGCCAGAATTACTGGGTGAACCTAATCTCTCTGACTCAAGTGAGACACCTAAGCAACTGCCAATAATCATCAGTGCAAAACGAACTGGAAACATAGCTCGCTTTATGAACCACAGCTGCTCACCAAATGTCTTTTGGCAACCAGTTTTGTATGATCATGGTGATGAGGGGTACCCACATATCGCATTCTTTGCAATTAAGCATATTCCTCCAATGACAGAGCTTATGTATGATTATGGTCAGAGCCAGGGTAATGTTCAACTGGGAATCAATTCTGGATGTCGGAAGTCCAAAAACTGCTTATGTTGGTCGCGCAAATGCAGAGGTTCCTTTggctaaaaaaatgtgaaccCTGTAATGGAAACATTAAAGCATAATCTGCCATTACAAGGTGAGTGATCGGctgttttcttatttcttcATCAACAGTATTATTCTTTACTGAAAATTGCACGTTCTGATTTGTGAAATATACTCTGTTATTATTATGTTATGGAGTTCATGTCGAGCATAATTTAGTTACATGTACTTTGAAGGGTGCATAGTTTTCTGCCTTTTGAAGTAATTGGTAGATTGAAATATTCCAATGAAAATGGATTTAACTAATTTAGTGCCTTTgggtaaaattaaattgatataGCTGGTTCTTCGTTTATGTAGCTTTGTGAGGTAAAGGCTGCTCTTTTGAATTGTCATTTAGCCCATGTTACCTGTACCACTGATTTATATGCTACTAGAAGTGCCCAATTTGGAAAACTTAGTAAATAGGAATCGTTTGAGAACAAATGTACATTAATTTTGCGCATACATAATCTTAAAACCATAGAAAATATGTCTCTTCGTACCACTACCaaatatgaattttctacTGTCAGGCACAAATAGTATGACCAGAAATCAGacacccttatcttttcgcttatgcttataagtcaaaatttgaattttctacctaaaatttggagatgattttggggtttttctcctaagcttatttttcagtcttggcttttaggtcactaagaatacgtatataaaattttgattcacaaattattttcgtttgtaaatatgccgtttgctGTTTTCcataaaagaaaaccaaacaatcaccgctAGAAGCATCAGATGTTATGTAATGCATTTATAATGGAATATATTCAGAAACGTCCGTAGAAGCTTGGTCCTCCTTACAGCATTCTTGTAGATCCATGTTGAATTGTTGATTAACAAAGATTTGATACTTTCAAATGTATTTCTTAGTCTCCATTCTGATGATTTGAACTGTCTTCATCTACGGTAGCAGGCGATTGTTGTAGAGTTATGAAGCAGCAGGGTGCATTTGGCGTTCAAGGTGGCATTTAATAAGGTTGGTCTTTGTCAGATGAGATTCATGAGAACGCAAAAGAGGGTATTTATTGCACAAAGCGTTGGCATCGTACCAAACTCTATTGGAATAACTAGTGTTTAGCGTAGCTTTTGAATTCCGAGAAGGTTGGACCTGTGTTACTATGTTCTTGTAGTGTTGTTGTTTCTCCTGTTTAAGAGAACTTTACCGACTGTATAACGCCATGCATGGTTGCACTGCAAGATCTTCCTGGGCTTCACATGCCAGTCGTGCACTCGCCATTTGTTTTTCGTAATATTAATGGCCTACATAATGCTTCCTGTAGTGTACTCATCATGGCAGTAGCTCCAGTCATCTGCCGAGGTTGAAATGGTAGAGTCCTGCTCTTGCATACGGTTGTGTGCTGTCAGCAGATGTTTGCCTCATGTGAATCTGCAAGTCATGTGTTACTCCCTCCctttatttcatattgtaagattttttaagcttatcagattaacCTAGTTGTGTATTGttggtatatatatctagatttcaTTAGTATCCAATCTATGTAcgactagaaaatcttacagtGTGAAACGgatagaatagcttatattATTGTCTCACAGAGGTTGCATCGTATGCTGTTGTTTGCAGCAGAGCATATCTGATATCTCTACATCAGCAGGTGAATCAGTTTTTTATGCATGAGCTGAACGATGCAGGATTAGATTTGATTTCTTTGGGTTGGTTTCCTTATCTATGGTCAGAAAGGTCCTTTCTGGTCAGGCTGGCATATGGCAATTCCTCTTATGCTTTCAGAGAAGGTTCAGCTATGATTCTTCAGAGATTCAGTAGGTAAAGCTACAGTTATTTTCCTCTTCCCAGATTGACCGTCTTGGCAGATAACACTGTGATGTAAAAGCTAGAACAGAACATGTTGAAGAGGTCTTTGGAGGATAGAAATGGTGGTGGTTCTTCTTTCTTGTCTATGTTGACGAAAGAAGTCTGAACCTGCCTCCTATTTCCAGATACTGTTGGCCGTCTGTCTCTACGTTTTGGAAGCGACAACCGGATTGATGTTGGGAGTTGGGCTAACGACTTGGACCAAGTCTGATCGATGTGGCCGGCCCATTTCCGAGTAATAACATTACAAATTTGCAGGGGATTTCTTCTACTAATCCCCTTTCTTGATTCTTTCTTCACATGGCTAGGAACGcctaccaaccaaacaaaacctCCATTCAAAAGGTATAGTCAGTTGAGTGCTCTGTGACCTCTGCTCTCACCACCAGGAAACGGCGGCACACATATTGTTCTCATGCCTTTTGCAGAACCGTCCGAATCAACCCTGGGATAAAGTCTACTTTGAAGCACTTGTACCAACTAAAACCGATCGCCCCGCTACCAGCGAAACATTTTCTTCATTCTATGCTTCTCTGGAATCACAGACATGAAGTTGTCTTCAGAAACCAACAACCTTCGTTGCATCGCATCGCATCCTGCGGCCTGCAATAGACGACGGCACTCTACGGCTCAAACAAGATGATATCGCCGCTGTAGAGCCCGCCTAGAGGGCAATCTTTAGGCAGAGTTCGAATCCGACCCAAGGAGGATActtcttcctctttttctgTGCGTACGTTTTTCAAGCtgttaaacatgtattttttagaaaaaagttttatataaaagttatttaaaaaatcagattaattcaTTTCCTAAATTTGTTaaagctaatacttaattaatcatatgttaatgGTTTTTTTCGTTTTACGTACGCTGATTTGACTAATGGGCAATGTCAGAACGCTGCCTTAGCTCAGCCATCTCGTGCTTGTTGTAGTTCTCCTAGCTTGCTGTTGTAACCACTCCTTTTCTCATTTGctgtattttggttttttttttcttaatacaATTCAGGTGGGGCTCTCACCCCCCcctatttatcaaaaaaaataattcttatACCCCCTCAGTTCCCTACTGTAAATCTTTctatttaaattcattaatatGACATGAATCTGTGTAGGATTAGAGGGAACGGGGGGAATTCTAGCGCAGGGATAAACATATACACAAAACAAACATAATCATACCACTGTATACTGCTAAAACTGTAAATTTGTCGCTAACAATGGTTGGTTGTTCCTACGGAGCTAGGTTGAAAGGTGGAACTAGCTTCTGTCATCAATATATGACGTTTTAGACAAGCTAATGCTAATTAACTACCTTTTCTCTAAGTTGTTTAGCCAACGGTATATATTAAATACCGGAGGAAGTATAAGTGCTAACCAAGCAAAGGTTGATCACATCGAAGAGGCAATGTGATGTGACGTGCTGGCACATGTCAACCTTACGTGCACTCAACGGCCGGCCGTACAAGCTTTGGTCTTTgccaaataatattttgcatgCTTATGAAATTACACTGCTAGGCAAAGCCTGGCAGTTTTCCAGGtcggaaaaaaatatattttgcatgtTTATTTTGAAAGAAGTGATATTGTGTGTTTGAATCAAATGGGTTTCTTAGGCGAGTGATTATGATACAATTTCCCCAACATCCATTTCATTCTTAATAAGGGATTAAGGCTAATGGTGTCATGTGGAGTTGCTATGTAATGTCTCTAACCATCTATCTAGGTTCAAAGCATAAAGCTGGTTGTTAATGTCAGAGCTCTTAGTCATATTTTGAAGAAATGCATTTTATCTAAAGATTGTATAAATCATGCCATCTCTTTTCATTGTCATATTTAACAGTAAATCAAAGTTGCAAGTGCCTACTCTTCAAGGTTAACTAAGACTATGTTGCATTGTAATTGCTTTTATGATGTAGCTAGTGTTTGTGCTCTTAATTATTCCCAAGGGCATAAGAATAAGTTTACTACTCTTTCTAGTTGACACATATTTCTGCATTCAAAGAAACACTTTTGGTTGAACATGTACTCATTCCGAAAATAAGTGTAGTGGTATTCCGAATGTTCCATTTGGTGATAATTATGAACCGAAAACCTTTTCACTGGCGTGTAACTTCCTCTggccataaaaaaaatgtaaaaaggATGTCATTCTAGAGATCGATGCAATctccaaaatataactttgatcactaatctattttataaaatatttgaaaaccCAATAAAGtttcacaaatattttgtaaGTATTTAATTTTGGTCAAAGCTACCCATATTATTTTCAAGCAtccaacatttttaaaaataaattttaatgtttttttgaaCTTGATACATGTCAAAGACAACATATTCTTGTCATTGTAAGAGGAGCATGCATAAGTGAATTTACCTTCGAAATTTCAAAAAGGTTTCATTATACTCACGCTGGTTCCATTATTCTTGTTATTCTAGATAAGGTTgatgtcaaacttttaaaaaactttgaatatcaataagttttaaaacatTTAGTTTTAAGGCATttgaacaatatatatagatgagtCTTGAAatgtaatttaataaaattaaactttcGTTTGTTTCTTATACATTACAATAGAAAACCATagttaaacataaacatagtTTTTGGAGATATATAGTCTCATTGtccaaaataatatgaattatCAATTCGAGAGAATAGTAGATAGGTGGTGATGCCAACTACTCCTATAAAAGATGTGGCCATTTATTGTTTGGCATTAAttttcatctctctttttccctgtTGGTGATAATAAATGAATCATTTCTGTCCTAAGGTGCTTGTGAAATTTCCAGGAAGTTTCATCGGCAGCTTGCAGCCATAGCCTTTTATTAAGTATGAAGTCATCTCCAATAAAGAGGCAATAAAAAGATATCATCCATCTTCCTCTGAATTTCTGCGAAATGATGCAAGACTCATCGCATAGATATCTAGCAAAATCTACTGCTATATATACAGGCCTACATGCATCCAAGTCGAGATGTTCATTTGAACAAGCACTTCAACAGGGTACACAGGATTTCATTGCTGTATTCCAATTTGTTGCATTTggcacaaaatatatactatattatgATGGATCACAACATCTTAGTTCCACTGCTGTCATCCCTTGTGATGTTGGTCTTGGGGCCTTTGATCATAGATGTGATCTCGGTGAGCAAGAAGATTGGGAAGTTCTTGAGCATAGCTTTGAGGTTCTTAGCACATGACGGTAGTGTTATCGACTCTATGATCATGGACGACGATGATCCTCCTTCGTCGCGGCGGTTGCTAGGAGAAGGGAGGATGACATGCCATGATGCAACGGTCGTCACAATGAGATTAGGTCTCAGGTGGAGAATGAGTGGGGAGGCTGCCATGGAGTGCCAAGGGTGTGACAACCTCATGGGTGCCGCCATGGATGAGCTGCTGGACAGGAAGACGGCGAGCGAGAGTGAGCTAAAGGAAGCCTTCTATGTGTTCGATCGCAATGAGGATGGGTTCATATGCGCCGCGGAGCTATGGAGCGTAATGAGGAGGCTAGGGTTCAAAGA includes:
- the LOC102703881 gene encoding histone-lysine N-methyltransferase, H3 lysine-9 specific SUVH1-like is translated as MAGGQQTTSVPMDNAAVVDAKPLRTLTPMFPAALGLHTFTAKENSSSIVCVTPFGPYAGGTEQAMPASIPPMFASPAAPTEPNQRQPYMVHLNGAAPANGTANNTVVIPDLQTSGAATAESGKRKRGRPRRVQDSSVPSAHLIPPVSSAPGGNFTAVQAPSSATTDAPGKKKRGRPRRVDVPILSTPSAPQVHSTPVLQTPPASAVNQSGTRKRGRPRRVQDNADTSAPPIQSKYSEPVLQTPSVVTSSENGKRKRGRPKRVPDSSLISSSHSGFSIDDDSGDITTGKRGRPRKIDVNLLNLPPLFSDDPRESADNVLMMFDALRRRLMQLDEVKEGAKQQHNLKAGSIMMSAELRTNKNKRIGEVSGVEVGDMFYFRIEMCLVGLNSQSMSGIDYMSAKFGNEEDPVAISIVSAGVYENTEDDPDVLVYTGQGMSGKDDQKLERGNLALERSLHRGNQIRVVRSVKDLTCPTGKIYIYDGLYKIREAWVEKGKSGFNVFKHKLIREPGQPDGIAVWKKTEKWRENPSCRDHVILRDISYGAESKPVCLVNEVDDEKGPSHFTYTTKLSYINSLSSMRKMQGCSCASVCLPGDDNCSCTHRNAGDLPYSASGILVSRMPVLYECNDSCKCSHNCRNRVVQKGSQIHFEVFKTGDRGWGLRSWDPIRAGTFICEYAGEVIDKNSMIGEDDYIFETPPSEQNLRWNYAPELLGEPNLSDSSETPKQLPIIISAKRTGNIARFMNHSCSPNVFWQPVLYDHGDEGYPHIAFFAIKHIPPMTELMYDYGQSQGNVQLGINSGCRKSKNCLCWSRKCRGSFG
- the LOC107304603 gene encoding calmodulin-like protein 7, whose translation is MHPSRDVHLNKHFNRVHRISLLYSNLLHLAQNIYYIMMDHNILVPLLSSLVMLVLGPLIIDVISVSKKIGKFLSIALRFLAHDGSVIDSMIMDDDDPPSSRRLLGEGRMTCHDATVVTMRLGLRWRMSGEAAMECQGCDNLMGAAMDELLDRKTASESELKEAFYVFDRNEDGFICAAELWSVMRRLGFKEGRRYEDCMRMIHTFDEDKDGRISYLEFRRMMEGVV